The Anaerobaca lacustris sequence ACATGGCAACGACCCAGGCGAACGACGCCGTCGCACCGGATGAACAGAAACTCGCACAACTGAAGGACTTCATCGCTCAGACGCGGCAGGACGAGCATCCCGACTCCTTCCTGATCGCCGTCTTGCACAGGGCGCAGGAGCTTTACGGCTATCTGCCGGTTCCGGTGATGGACGAAGTCGCCGAGGCGATGGGGATTCCGACGGCGCATATCTGGGGTGTCGCGACATTCTATCACTACTTCAATCTGACGCCTCCGGGCCAACACGTGATCTCGGTCTGTCTTGGGACGGCCTGCTACGTGCGCGGGGCCGGACAGATCCTTCAGGC is a genomic window containing:
- the nuoE gene encoding NADH-quinone oxidoreductase subunit NuoE, which gives rise to MATTQANDAVAPDEQKLAQLKDFIAQTRQDEHPDSFLIAVLHRAQELYGYLPVPVMDEVAEAMGIPTAHIWGVATFYHYFNLTPPGQHVISVCLGTACYVRGAGQILQALKDELKIDMGQVTEDGLFSLQPARCLGACGLAPVVMIDDKIHGDLTPKKMVQIVNQYRKQAKK